One part of the Eucalyptus grandis isolate ANBG69807.140 chromosome 10, ASM1654582v1, whole genome shotgun sequence genome encodes these proteins:
- the LOC104423765 gene encoding UPF0481 protein At3g47200 gives MLPPPPQLDPNETNWIVHVNENLNCMPKDEQHCWKSPSIYKVPPSITRLNREAYQPQVVSFGPYHYDEVDLRPMEEHKHRVLLHFLKRSGKSLECVFESLRKVAHELEDSYENLDQKWKEGTGGKFLELMITDGCFMLEIMRTEISEEKNNGYAPNDPIFSIHRLEYIAPYISRDMLLLENQLPMLVLYQLVAIANDGKEDDVNELIGKFYFLHENKNFTGLGRRLHVMDVFRKGLLMKSEGVQHERELYMGPEDMKISAKKTEPIIRSAIELNEAGIKFKKRKTNSLKDISFARGFLKLPVIKVDDTTESMFLNVMTFERLHIGAGNEVTSYVTFMDKIINDRQDVALLHTEGIIQNDFGSDKAVAKLFNSLCTDVTLPSNENLDGVQQKISEHCKEPWNKWRAILNRTYFRSPWTILSLTAAIFLFALTIMQAVYTVLRYHAK, from the exons ATGTTACCTCCGCCGCCCCAACTGGACCCTAACGAGACCAACTGGATCGTTCATGTCAACGAGAACCTCAACTGCATGCCCAAAGACGAGCAACACTGCTGGAAGTCTCCGTCCATCTACAAGGTTCCCCCCTCCATCACCCGCCTCAACCGGGAGGCCTACCAGCCGCAGGTTGTCTCTTTCGGTCCCTATCACTACGACGAGGTCGACCTCCGTCCAATGGAGGAGCACAAGCACCGCGTGCTTCTCCACTTCCTGAAGCGGTCCGGGAAGTCCCTCGAGTGCGTCTTCGAGTCTCTGAGGAAGGTGGCGCATGAGCTTGAGGACAGCTACGAAAATCTGGACCAGAAGTGGAAGGAGGGAACGGGGGGCAAGTTCCTGGAGCTGATGATCACGGACGGCTGCTTCATGCTCGAGATCATGAGGACCGAGATAAGTGAGGAGAAGAACAATGGCTATGCGCCCAATGACCCCATCTTCAGCATCCACAGGCTGGAATACATAGCCCCATATATAAGCCGGGACATGCTGCTGCTGGAGAATCAGCTGCCGATGCTAGTTCTGTATCAGCTGGTTGCCATCGCGAACGATGGCAAGGAG GATGACGTCAACGAGCTCATCGGAAAATTCTACTTCCtccatgaaaataaaaatttcacgGGGTTGGGCAGACGCCTGCATGTCATGGACGTATTCAGGAAAGGCCTGCTGATGAAATCCGAGGGGGTCCAGCACGAACGGGAATTATATATGGGGCCTGAGGACATGAAGATATCTGCCAAGAAGACCGAGCCGATAATCCGGTCGGCCATTGAGCTCAACGAGGCCGGGATCAAGTTCAAGAAGCGCAAGACCAACAGCCTCAAGGACATCTCCTTTGCTAGAGGGTTCCTGAAGCTCCCAGTTATCAAGGTGGATGACACCACCGAGTCCATGTTCCTCAACGTCATGACGTTCGAGCGCTTGCACATCGGGGCTGGGAACGAGGTCACATCCTACGTCACCTTCATGGACAAAATCATCAACGATAGGCAGGATGTCGCCCTGCTTCACACGGAAGGCATCATCCAGAATGATTTCGGAAGTGACAAGGCAGTTGCCAAGCTATTCAACTCTCTGTGCACGGACGTGACGCTCCCATCCAACGAAAACCTCGATGGCGTGCAACAAAAGATCAGCGAGCACTGCAAGGAGCCCTGGAACAAATGGAGGGCTATTCTCAACCGCACCTACTTCAGGAGTCCTTGGACTATATTGTCTCTCACTGCCGCTATCTTCCTCTTCGCTCTCACTATAATGCAGGCCGTGTATACTGTGCTCAGATACCatgcaaaatga